From Coffea arabica cultivar ET-39 chromosome 9c, Coffea Arabica ET-39 HiFi, whole genome shotgun sequence, one genomic window encodes:
- the LOC140014269 gene encoding violaxanthin de-epoxidase, chloroplastic-like isoform X1, whose product MASALHSAFHSNDEGIRFYIRSQHRIGGRCSNGGARPQNTLFSVKMWSKRWGSRYIQLQRAPRISLSLGSKCTRLFLNGIKVSNHNTCRTMPEVKEGIGILKEALLITWKEWSQSTKVAVLLIFALLIIPKADAVDALKTCTCLLKECRIELAKCIANPSCAANVACLQTCNNRPDETECQIKCGDLFQNSVVDEFNECAVSRKKCVPRKSDVGEFPAPDPAVLVKNFDIKDFSGKWYISSGLNPTFDTFDCQLHEFHTESGKLVGNLTWRIRTPDTGFFTRSALQRFVQDPKYPGILYNHDNEYLHYQDDWYILSSKIENKPDDYAFVYYRGRNDAWDGYGGAVVYTRSAVLPESIVPELQRAAKSIGRDFSKFIRTDNTCGPEPPLVERLEKTVEEGERTIVREVEEIEGEIEGEVEKVKDTEMTLFERLTEGFKELKKDEEFFLRELSKEELDVLDALKMEASEVEKLFGRSLPIRKLR is encoded by the exons ATGGCTTCTGCTTTGCATTCAGCTTTTCACTCAAATGATGAGGGCATTCGTTTTTATATTAGATCGCAACACCGTATTGGTGGAAGATGTAGCAATGGTGGTGCTCGTCCTCAAAATACTTTATTTAGCGTGAAAATGTGGTCCAAAAGATGGGGATCACGATATATTCAATTGCAAAGAGCTCCTAGAATAAGTTTGAGCTTGGGTTCAAAATGCACAAGACTGTTCTTGAATGGAATCAAGGTTTCAAATCATAACACCTGCAGAACAATGCCTGAG GTAAAAGAGGGAATTGGGATTTTGAAGGAAGCATTGTTGATTACTTGGAAAGAATGGAGTCAGTCCACTAAAGTGGCTGTCTTGTTGATATTTGCCTTGTTGATTATTCCGAAGGCTGACGCTGTAGATGCTCTAAAAACTTGTACTTGCTTATTGAAGGAATGCAG GATAGAGCTTGCAAAGTGTATTGCAAATCCATCATGTGCAGCTAATGTTGCTTGTCTTCAGACCTGTAACAATAGACCTGATGAGACTGAATGCCAG atcaaatgtggtgatttattTCAGAACAGTGTAGTTGACGAATTTAATGAGTGTGCAGTCTCACGAAAAAAATGTGTACCCCGAAAATCAGATGTGGGTGAATTTCCAGCTCCTGATCCTGCTGTTCTAGTTAAGAACTTTGACATTAAAGATTTTAGTGGGAAGTGGTATATAAGTAGTGGCTTAAATCCCACTTTTGATACCTTTGATTGCCAACTACATGAGTTTCACACAGAATCTGGGAAGCTTGTTGGAAATTTGACATGGCGAATACGAACTCCAGACACTGGATTCTTCACTCGTTCTGCCCTGCAGAGATTTGTGCAAGATCCAAAATATCCAGGAATACTCTACAATCATGATAACGAGTATCTTCACTATCAAGATGACTG GTACATTTTGTCCTCTAAGATTGAAAACAAACCAGATGACTACGCATTTGTGTACTACAGAGGCAGGAATGATGCGTGGGATGGGTATGGTGGTGCTGTCGTCTACACAAGAAGTGCAGTTTTGCCTGAAAGCATTGTACCTGAACTACAAAGAGCAGCGAAAAGCATAGGGCGTGATTTCAGTAAGTTCATCAGGACAGACAACACTTGCGGACCTGAACCTCCCCTTGTCGAGAGATTGGAAAAGACAGTGGAAGAAGGAGAAAGGACAATCGTAAGGGAGGTTGAAGAGATAGAAGGGGAGATAGAGGGTGAGGTTGAGAAGGTGAAGGACACTGAGATGACCTTGTTTGAGAGGCTGACTGAAGGATTTAAAGAGCTCAAAAAAGACGAGGAATTCTTCCTAAGGGAGCTTAGCAAGGAAGAGTTGGATGTTTTGGACGCACTTAAAATGGAAGCAAGCGAGGTTGAAAAACTGTTTGGACGATCACTACCAATTAGGAAGCTAAGGTAG
- the LOC140014269 gene encoding violaxanthin de-epoxidase, chloroplastic-like isoform X2 has product MWSKRWGSRYIQLQRAPRISLSLGSKCTRLFLNGIKVSNHNTCRTMPEVKEGIGILKEALLITWKEWSQSTKVAVLLIFALLIIPKADAVDALKTCTCLLKECRIELAKCIANPSCAANVACLQTCNNRPDETECQIKCGDLFQNSVVDEFNECAVSRKKCVPRKSDVGEFPAPDPAVLVKNFDIKDFSGKWYISSGLNPTFDTFDCQLHEFHTESGKLVGNLTWRIRTPDTGFFTRSALQRFVQDPKYPGILYNHDNEYLHYQDDWYILSSKIENKPDDYAFVYYRGRNDAWDGYGGAVVYTRSAVLPESIVPELQRAAKSIGRDFSKFIRTDNTCGPEPPLVERLEKTVEEGERTIVREVEEIEGEIEGEVEKVKDTEMTLFERLTEGFKELKKDEEFFLRELSKEELDVLDALKMEASEVEKLFGRSLPIRKLR; this is encoded by the exons ATGTGGTCCAAAAGATGGGGATCACGATATATTCAATTGCAAAGAGCTCCTAGAATAAGTTTGAGCTTGGGTTCAAAATGCACAAGACTGTTCTTGAATGGAATCAAGGTTTCAAATCATAACACCTGCAGAACAATGCCTGAG GTAAAAGAGGGAATTGGGATTTTGAAGGAAGCATTGTTGATTACTTGGAAAGAATGGAGTCAGTCCACTAAAGTGGCTGTCTTGTTGATATTTGCCTTGTTGATTATTCCGAAGGCTGACGCTGTAGATGCTCTAAAAACTTGTACTTGCTTATTGAAGGAATGCAG GATAGAGCTTGCAAAGTGTATTGCAAATCCATCATGTGCAGCTAATGTTGCTTGTCTTCAGACCTGTAACAATAGACCTGATGAGACTGAATGCCAG atcaaatgtggtgatttattTCAGAACAGTGTAGTTGACGAATTTAATGAGTGTGCAGTCTCACGAAAAAAATGTGTACCCCGAAAATCAGATGTGGGTGAATTTCCAGCTCCTGATCCTGCTGTTCTAGTTAAGAACTTTGACATTAAAGATTTTAGTGGGAAGTGGTATATAAGTAGTGGCTTAAATCCCACTTTTGATACCTTTGATTGCCAACTACATGAGTTTCACACAGAATCTGGGAAGCTTGTTGGAAATTTGACATGGCGAATACGAACTCCAGACACTGGATTCTTCACTCGTTCTGCCCTGCAGAGATTTGTGCAAGATCCAAAATATCCAGGAATACTCTACAATCATGATAACGAGTATCTTCACTATCAAGATGACTG GTACATTTTGTCCTCTAAGATTGAAAACAAACCAGATGACTACGCATTTGTGTACTACAGAGGCAGGAATGATGCGTGGGATGGGTATGGTGGTGCTGTCGTCTACACAAGAAGTGCAGTTTTGCCTGAAAGCATTGTACCTGAACTACAAAGAGCAGCGAAAAGCATAGGGCGTGATTTCAGTAAGTTCATCAGGACAGACAACACTTGCGGACCTGAACCTCCCCTTGTCGAGAGATTGGAAAAGACAGTGGAAGAAGGAGAAAGGACAATCGTAAGGGAGGTTGAAGAGATAGAAGGGGAGATAGAGGGTGAGGTTGAGAAGGTGAAGGACACTGAGATGACCTTGTTTGAGAGGCTGACTGAAGGATTTAAAGAGCTCAAAAAAGACGAGGAATTCTTCCTAAGGGAGCTTAGCAAGGAAGAGTTGGATGTTTTGGACGCACTTAAAATGGAAGCAAGCGAGGTTGAAAAACTGTTTGGACGATCACTACCAATTAGGAAGCTAAGGTAG